DNA from Candidatus Angelobacter sp.:
AGAGGATTTATGGATACTCATTGAAAAGGTTAAGTATTTCAAAAAAAATCCTTATTCTTTCCAAAAAATGGGAGAAAATAAAGCTATTGGTTTAGTTTTTTTTAATCCAAGCTTACGTACTCGTTTAAGTAGTCAAAAGGCCGCTTTTAATTTAGGAGCCAATATTTGGATCTTAAATGCAGATAATGATTCTTGGAAAATTGAAATTAATGATGGAACTGTTATGGAAACAAGTCAAGAACACATTAAAGAAGCTATCTATGTAATGAGTCTTTATTGTGATATTTTAGCAGTACGCACTTTTCCAAAATTTTTAGATAGATATTATGATTCCCAAGAACTTTTTTTCAAAAAAATAAAAAATTATTCTAGAGTGCCTGTAGTTAGTCTAGAGAGTGCAACTTTACATCCTCTGCAATCCTTAGCTGATGTAATTACCATTGAAGAATTCCGTCCACCGAAAAAAAAAAGGATTAAGGTTGTATTAAGTTGGGCTCCACATGTAAGAGTTTTACCTCATTCTGTCCCTAATTCTTTTTTGCAATGGGTTTCGCAACTTTCGGAAGTTGATTTAGTTATTACTCATCCAAAAGAGTATGAACTAGATAAACGTTTTAGTCAAATGGCAAAAATAACTTATGACCAAAAGGAAGCTTTTGAAGGAGCTGATTTTATTTATGCAAAAAATTGGAGCAGCTATTTATCATACGGAAAAATACTTTCTCAAGATCCTAATTGGAGAATTACAAAAGAAAAAATGAGTTTAACAAATAACGGTAAGTTTATGCATTGTCTTCCAGTCCGAAGAGGAATAGTAGTGGAAGATTCTGTACTAGATGGAAAAAATTCTCTTGTTTTTCAACAAGCTGAAAACAGAATGTTTTCTACACAAACAGTTTTCATTGAAATTTTAAAAAAAATATTAAGTGATTCATTTAATAAAAATAGGAGGAAATATTATCGATAATGTAGATATGTTAAAGGATTCTTTAACAGCTTTTCATCATCTTGAAGGAGGAAAAATATTAATTCATGGAGGTGGAAAAATTTCCGGAAAAGTTTCTGAAATATTAGGCGTTTCTTCTTATTTCTTTAATGGAAGACGAATTACGGACGATATTACACTTGACATAGTAACTATGACATATGCTGGACTTATTAATAAAAAAATAGTGTGTTTTTTACAATCTTTAGGTTGTCCTGCGTTAGGCCTTTCTGGAGCAGATGGAAATTTTATTAAAACTTTTAGACCTTCTTTCAAGGAAAGAAATTATGGTAATGTAGGAAATTTAAGGAAAAAAAGTTTAAACCTTCCTTTTCTAAATTTTCTTCTTGAAAAGGGATTTATTCCTGTAATGTGTTCAATTACCCATGATGGGAATGGTGGTTTGCTTAATACTAACGCGGACAATATTGCAGCAAATGTGGCTGAATCTCTAATTCAGCATCATAAGGTTAGTTTACACTATGTATTTGAAAAAAAAGGTGTTTTACTTGATCTAAAAAATGATAATTCATTTATCCATAAAATGGATGAAAAGACCTTCCAAGAATTGAAAAAAAAGAAAGTAATTGCAGATGGAATGATCACTAAATTAGAAAGTGCTTTTTTAGCTTTAAAAGCTGGAGTTACTCTAGTAAAAATAGGTCTTTTTATAGAGAAAAAAAAATATGGAACAATTTTAACACTAACAAAAAGAAAAATATGGCAAAAGAAATAAATTTAAAAAAAGTTGTTTTACAATCTAAAACTCCTGTTTTAGTAGATTTTTGGGCACCTTGGTGTGGACCTTGTCTGGCTCTCTCTGCCGATATAGACGAATTAGCAGAAAAATATAAAGGAAAAGCTTTTATTGTAAAAGTTAATGTGGAGAAACATCCTGAAATTGCTTCCGAATATAATATACGAAGTATCCCTACTCTAGTTTTTTTTAAAGGGGGAAAAGAAAAATATAGACATATTGGATATGCAAAAAAAAGTATTCTGGAATCTAAATTAGAAAATGTTTTTGAAGAAGATTTTTTTTAAAGATTATTTTAGGTCTGATAGTTCAGTTGGTTAGAATACGCGCTTGTCACGCGTGAGGTCACGGGTTCGACCCCCGTTCAGACCGCTACGCAAAGCTTTCCAGGGTACCTATGGCGGGAATCGAACCCGCATAACCAATAAAGGTTTCCAGATTTTGAGTCTAGCGTGTCTGCCAATTCCACCACACAGGCATTAAATAAAATATAATAAAAGATAAATCATAAATCAAATGAGTATGAAAAAAGTAAGGGTACGCTTCGCCCCTAGTCCAACTGGACCTTTACACTTAGGTAGTATTAGAACAGCTCTGTATAACTACCTGTTTGCTAGAAAAAACCAAGGAAGTTTCGTTTTGCGAATAGAGGATACAGATACGGAAAGATTAGTTTCAGAATCTGAATCATACATATCTCAGGTTCTTGAATGGTGTGGAATAATACCTGATGAAAGTCCATTTTTTGGAGGAAACTATGGTCCGTATAGACAATCAGAGAGGAAATATATTTACATTTCTCATGTAACCCAACTTCTAAAAAAAGGTTTTGCTTACTATGCTTTTGATACCAATCAATCTCTTGATAGAATTAGAAATGAATTTCAAAATAATGGAGAAAAATTTATTTACAATTCTAGAATTAGAGAAAAAATGGAAAATTCCCTTTCACTACCATCCAAGGAAGTGCATCGTAGATTAGAAAAGCCTTATGTAGTAAGGTTTAAAAACCCTTTCAAAAACGAATGTTTGGAAATATATGATGAAGTACGAGGAAAGATTCATATAAACACATCTACCCTAGATGATAAAATTCTTCTTAAATCAGATGGAATGCCTACCTATCATTTGGCTAATATTATTGATGATCATTTAATGCATATATCCCATGTTATCAGGGGAGAAGAATGGTTGCCCTCAATAGGATTTCATTGTCTTTTATATAGATCATTTGGATGGGAAATTCCAAAATTTGTTCATTTACCATTGATTTTAAATCCAAGAGGAAAAGGAAAGCTAAGTAAACGAGATAAAGGAAAATTAGAACTTCCGATATTTCCTATTCAATGGAAAGACCCTGAAACTGGTATAGTTATACGTGGATATAGAGAATATGGTTATTTTCCAGAAGCTGTCATAAATATGCTTGCTTTTTTAGGATGGAATCCTGGAGGAGTGGAAGAATTTTTTCTAATGAATGACTTAGTCAGAAAATTTTCACTGGAAAAAGTTGGAAAATCCAGTGTCTATCTCAGTATAGAAAAAGCTAGATGGTTCAATCACCAACATCTGCAAAAAAAAACACTTGACGAAATAAGTGCTCTTTTTCGAAAAGATCTTGAAAAACATCATATAAAATATGATGAAAATTATATACGAAAGGTTATAGAATCTGTAAGAAAAAGAGTTTGTTTTATTCATGAACTTTGGGAACAATCATCGTATTTTTTCATATACCCTAAAAACTATGATAAATGTTATCTCCAAAAAATTAGATCAAGCAGATTCTGCTTTATCTTAAAAGATTTAAAAAAACTCTTGGAATCTGTAGAAGATTTTAAAGAATCTTCTTTAAAGATAAAAATAAAGGATTTTTCTAAAAAACATAACATAAGTTCTGTTTTTTTTCAAAAAAATTTGAGACTTGCTTTAGTCGGAAGTTTGCAAGGAGTGGGCATTTTTTTCCTAATGGAAATTATAGGAAAGAGAGAAACACTAAGTAGAGTAGAGTGTTTTTATAGAGCATTACATGATAGTGTTTAATTTAATTTTTTTCTGTTCATCTAGAGATAAAATTTCTCCAAAATTATGAGTCTATACAAACTTCTTCATTCTTCTATTGGGGTAAAAATTTTAATGGCGTTAACTGGTTTTTTTTTGATGATTTTTTTGTTTGTGCATTTATGCGTGAATCTTTCACTATTTTTCGGAGAGAAAGCATTTAATAGGGCTGCACTATTTATGGAAAGTAATCCTTTTGTTCAAATTTCTCAGTATATGTTAGCATTTTTTTTTATTCTCCACATTTTATTAGGAATTCTTCTTCATTTAAAAAATAGAAAAGCAAGGGGAAATGTAAATTATACCAAATGGGAAGCTAATACTCCATTTAATGCTCGGACAATGATTTTTTCTGGAATCCTAATTCTTCTTTTTTTAATCCTACATTTAAAAAATTTTACTATTCCTTTGAAAAACGATAAATATGGAAAAATAAACAACTATCAATTTGTCATAAGTTTATTTAAGAATCCAGTTTATACGTTTATTTACATTTTATCTTTCGTTATTTTATCTCTCCATTTAAGTCATGGATTTCAATCATCATTTAGATCGGTCGGAATTTTTCAAAAAAGTTATATTTCTACCATTAAAAAAATAGGTTTTATCTATTTTTGGCTTATATCTCTCGGTTTTTCGAGCATCGCTCTTTGGTTTTTCTTTAGAACCTAGGTTCTATCATTTTTAATACTATGAACAATAATGTCTTAGATCCAAGAATTCCTTCTGGATCTTTAGAAGAAAAATGGAAGAATCATAAATCTTCCTTAAGGCTTGTTTCTCCAAATAACAGGAAAAAAATGGAAATAATTATTGTAGGTACAGGATTATCTGGAGGATCTGCAGCAGCAACTTTAGCTGAGTTAGGGTATAAAGTCAAATCTTTTTGTTATCAAGATTCTCCACGTAGAGCACACTCTATAGCAGCACAAGGAGGAATTAATGCAGCAAAAAATTATCAAGGTGATAATGATTCCGTTTTCCGTCTTTTTTATGACACTATAAAAGGAGGTGATTTTCGTTCAAGAGAAGCAAATGTTTATCGTTTAGCAGAGATATCTGCTAATATAATTGATCAATGTGTTGCACAAGGAGTCCCTTTTGCTAGAGATTATGGCGGGTTTCTTGAAAATAGATCTTTCGGAGGCGTTCAGGTTTCAAGAACTTTTTATGCAAAAGGACAAACTGGACAACAGTTACTTTTGGGTAGCTATTCAGCTTTGTCTAGACAAATTGGCAAAGGTAGCATAAAAATATACAACCGACATGAAATGCTGGATTTGGTTATTATTGATGGAAAAGCCAGAGGTATTATAGTGAGAAATTTGATAACAGGAGAGATTGAAAGACATGCTGCTCATGCTGTTGTAATTGCATCTGGGGGATATGGAAATGTATTTTTTCTTTCAACTAACGCTTTGGGCGCAAATACAACGGCTATTTGGAAAGCTTACAGAAAAGGGGCTTTTTTCGCTAATCCTTGTTATACGCAGATTCATCCAACTTGCATTCCTGTACATGGAACTTTTCAATCCAAACTTACTCTTATGTCTGAATCTTTGCGTAATGATGGAAGGATATGGGTTCCTAAAAACATAGAAGATGCTAGAGATATAAGAAATGGTAGAAAGAATCCGGAAGAAGTATCTGAGGATCAGAGAGATTACTATTTGGAACGTAGGTACCCGTCTTTTGGAAATCTTGTTCCTAGAGATGTAGCTTCTAGAGCAGCTAAGGAACGATGTGATGCTGGTTTAGGAATTGAAAATAACGAAACTAATGAAGGAGTTTTTTTAGATTTTTCATCAGCCATTCAAAAATATGGAATAGAGAAGGCTGTCGAGCTTGGCTGTCAAAGTCCTTCTGAAAAAGAAATTTCTATTTTAGGGGGTAAGGTTCTAGAAGATAAATACGGAAATCTCTTTCAGATGTATGAAAAGATTACTATGGATTCTCCATACAATAATCCAATGAAAATTTATCCGGCCATCCATTATACTATGGGAGGTCTTTGGGTTGACTATCATCTTATGAGTACTATCCCAGGTTGTTATGTAATTGGAGAAGCTAATTTTTCTGATCATGGTGCTAATAGACTAGGTGCCTCTGCTTTAATGCAGGGATTAGCTGACGGATATTTTATTCTACCATATACTATAGCTGATTATTTAGCTTCTGAAATAAGAACCGGTCCCATATCAGTAAATAATCCTGAATTTAAGAAATCTGAGGCAGCAATACGGAATCGTTTAGATTATTTTTTAAAGAGAAAAGGGAGTTATACTGTAGATTATTTTCACAAAGCATTAGGTAAGGTAATGTGGAATAAAGTTGGGATGTCTCGGAATGAAAAAGGTTTGAAAGAGGCTATTTCCGATATTAGGATTATTCGTGAATCTTTTTGGAATAAAGTTAGGGTAACTGGAGAGATGAATAATTTAAATCCTGAACTAGAAAAAGCATGTCGCCTAGCTGATTTTCTTGAACTAGGAGAGCTTATTGCTATGGATGCTTTAGCCCGGAAAGAATCTTGCGGCTGCCATTTACGGGAAGAGTATCGTACTGAAGAAGGAGAAGCACTTAGAGATGATGCTAATTATGCTAATGTTTCAGCCTGGGAATCGAACAACACGGTTCTGTATAAAGAACCTCTTAATTTTGAATTTGTACAATTAACCACACGTTCATATAAATAATACATTTCTATGAAAAAATATTTAAGCTTTATTCTAAAAATTTGGAGGCAAAATGGTACTGAAGAATCTGGGAGATTTGAAACCTATTCAGTAGAGAAAATTTCCTCTGAAAGTTCATTTTTAGAAATGCTCGATTATCTAAATGAACGGCTAATTTTGGAAGGTTTAGATCCAATAGCTTTTGATTATGATTGTAGGGAAGGAATATGCGGAATGTGTTCTCTTTATATAAATGGACAAGCACATGGCTCAGATAGTCATATGACTACTTGTCAATTACAGATACGATCTTTTAAAGATGGGGAAACAATTTACATCGAACCTTGGAGAGCCAAGTCTTTTACAGTTATCAAAGATCTTGTAGTTGACCGTTCTGCTTTTGATCGAATTATGGCAAGTGGAGGATTCATTTCCGTTCGAACATCTGGGAAGACTATTGATGGAAATTCTATTCTTATTTCTAAGATAAATGCCGAGAAGGCTTTCGATGCGTCTTCTTGCATTGGGTGCGGAGCTTGCGTCGCTACTTGTAAAAATTCCTCAGCAATGCTTTTCGTTTCTGCCAAAGTATCCCATCTGGCGTTATTACCTCAAGGTAAAATTGAATCTAAACGTCGTGTTCTTAATATGACGGAACAAATGGACAAAGAAGGTTTTGGAAATTGCACAAATACAGGAGCATGCGAAGTTCAATGTCCAAAGGGTATCTCTATAGAACACATCGCTAGAATGAATAGAGAATTTTTAAATGCTTTATTTGCAGAAGATTAAGGAATTGCTATAGTTTTTTGGCTATTCTCAATCGAGCACTTCTTGCGCGTTTATTCCTTTTTATTTCCTCATTATTTGGAGTAATAGCTTTGGAATAAATAGATTGCAAATGATTATTTTTTTTTTACCGAAAAAATCTTTTTCTAAAAAACCTTCAAACGAACCTGTTTTGAAAAAACGTTTTACTAAGCGGTCTTCAAGTGAGTGATAGGAAATTACAGAGATCCTTCCTTCTTTCCTCAAAAAAGAACTAGATTGAGTCAATAGTTCTTTTAATGCGTTGATTTCATCGTTTACTTCGATTCTAAGTGCTTGGAAAAGTCTAGAAAAAAATTTTTGCTTTTTAATTTCTTTAAATAACTCCATTAAATCAAATGAAGTTTCTATATTTTTTTTTGTACGTTTTTTTACGATACTTTCAGCAAGAAACTTGCTGTTTTTAAATTCTCCATATTTTTGGAAAACTTCACTCAATTTTTTCTCTGAATAATATTTCAGTATTTCTTTAGCTGAATATTTAGAACGCAAGTTCATTCGCATATCAAGAGGGTAATTAAAACGAGTAGAAAAACCTCGATAGGTGGAGTCAATGTGGGAACTCGAAACTCCTAAATCAATGATAATACCTGATACATTATTTATTTTTTTAAGGTTCAAAACCTCTTTTATCGATCTAAAATTTTTATTAAAAATTTTTAATCTTTTGTCTTTAATTGGGTTTTTTTTTATCGCTTCTTCATCTTGATCAAAGGCAAAAAGCCTACCCTTTTTGGTTAGTTTTTCCAAAATTGCCCTAGAATGTCCACCTCCCCCATATGTCGCATCAACATATGTCCCTTCTGGATCAAAAACCAAATTTTCTGTGCTTGAATTTATTAGTACAGGTTTGTGATATATATTTTTTTTCATTTTGTTTTCAATTAAAGTATGAAAATTACGCTTGCTATAATTAAACCTGATGCTGTTAAAAACGGATATGGAGGTCTTATTTTAGAGAAAATAATATCTTCTGGATTTAAGATTCGTGCTCTAAAAATGATCATCTTTTCCAAAAAAGATGCCCAAGAATTTTATTCTGTTCATAAATATAGGTCTTTTTTTGAATCATTGGTTGATTTTATGAGTTCACATCCAATAATTCCAGCTGTTTTGGAAAAAACAGATGCTGTTTCAGATTTTAGATTGCTTATTGGAGATACAAATTTCAAAAAAGCAAAAGAAGGAACCATTCGAAAATCTTATGCTAAATCTTTAAAGCGTAATTCTATTCATGGATCTGATAGCGATGTAAGCGCTTTTAGGGAAATTAATTTTTGTTTTTCTGAACTAAATTGCTTTTAATCATATGAAGATTATTCTCTATACAACGAATTTTTTCAATAGTGTCAAATTCTTTTTTTCTTTCTCTTTCTATAATTTCTTTTGGAGCAAACAGAATAAATTTTTTGTTTGAAATATTTTTTCTAATTCTTTCTAAGAAGTTTCTATAATGATGAAGGTCTTTTTCTAATTTTTCTTTTTCATCTATACGTTTAAAAAAGATCTTTTTTAGATGGTATTCATCTGGGCCCAAAAAGAACGAAATAGTTTCATAGATAGGTTTTTTATTAACGTATTCTATTTGAGAGATTCCTCCTAATTTTTTAATAATGGATAGATTACACCTTGGTTTTTTAGTTAAAATAAACATATATAATTGCTCTTTTTGAGATATTTTATTATTTTTTCTCAAAAATCTAATTTTCTTGATAATTTTAGCATAATTTTCGAAATCTTCTAATATCTTTGTTTGATAATTTTTTTTTTTAGGCCAATCAGAAACCATTAAATATTCCTTAGCTGATCTAATCTTGATATTTTGCCAAATTTCCTCTGTGATAAAAGGCATAAAGGGATGTAAAAGCTTCAGCAAATTTTCAAAAAATTCAACGGTTTTTTCAAAAACTTCACTAGGAATATTTTTACCTTTATCTGGTTTTACGAGTTCTAGATAACAAGAACAAAAGTCCTCTCTAATCAGTTTGTATAAAATCATTAATGCTTCAGAAATCTTATAATCTTCAAAAGATTTCTCTATCTCTTCAAGAGCTTGATAGAAGCGATGATTGAACCAGGCAAAAGCTAGTCTGGACGGCTCAGACGAATAGATATGATTATCCCCTAAAGATTCCTCCCATTGTTTAATTAATCTAAATGCATTCCATATCTTGTTAGAAAAATTCCTACCTTGGATACAGAGAATTTTATCG
Protein-coding regions in this window:
- the gltX gene encoding glutamate--tRNA ligase, producing the protein MKKVRVRFAPSPTGPLHLGSIRTALYNYLFARKNQGSFVLRIEDTDTERLVSESESYISQVLEWCGIIPDESPFFGGNYGPYRQSERKYIYISHVTQLLKKGFAYYAFDTNQSLDRIRNEFQNNGEKFIYNSRIREKMENSLSLPSKEVHRRLEKPYVVRFKNPFKNECLEIYDEVRGKIHINTSTLDDKILLKSDGMPTYHLANIIDDHLMHISHVIRGEEWLPSIGFHCLLYRSFGWEIPKFVHLPLILNPRGKGKLSKRDKGKLELPIFPIQWKDPETGIVIRGYREYGYFPEAVINMLAFLGWNPGGVEEFFLMNDLVRKFSLEKVGKSSVYLSIEKARWFNHQHLQKKTLDEISALFRKDLEKHHIKYDENYIRKVIESVRKRVCFIHELWEQSSYFFIYPKNYDKCYLQKIRSSRFCFILKDLKKLLESVEDFKESSLKIKIKDFSKKHNISSVFFQKNLRLALVGSLQGVGIFFLMEIIGKRETLSRVECFYRALHDSV
- the trxA gene encoding thioredoxin, whose product is MAKEINLKKVVLQSKTPVLVDFWAPWCGPCLALSADIDELAEKYKGKAFIVKVNVEKHPEIASEYNIRSIPTLVFFKGGKEKYRHIGYAKKSILESKLENVFEEDFF
- a CDS encoding succinate dehydrogenase cytochrome b subunit encodes the protein MSLYKLLHSSIGVKILMALTGFFLMIFLFVHLCVNLSLFFGEKAFNRAALFMESNPFVQISQYMLAFFFILHILLGILLHLKNRKARGNVNYTKWEANTPFNARTMIFSGILILLFLILHLKNFTIPLKNDKYGKINNYQFVISLFKNPVYTFIYILSFVILSLHLSHGFQSSFRSVGIFQKSYISTIKKIGFIYFWLISLGFSSIALWFFFRT
- the rsmH gene encoding 16S rRNA (cytosine(1402)-N(4))-methyltransferase RsmH, producing the protein MKKNIYHKPVLINSSTENLVFDPEGTYVDATYGGGGHSRAILEKLTKKGRLFAFDQDEEAIKKNPIKDKRLKIFNKNFRSIKEVLNLKKINNVSGIIIDLGVSSSHIDSTYRGFSTRFNYPLDMRMNLRSKYSAKEILKYYSEKKLSEVFQKYGEFKNSKFLAESIVKKRTKKNIETSFDLMELFKEIKKQKFFSRLFQALRIEVNDEINALKELLTQSSSFLRKEGRISVISYHSLEDRLVKRFFKTGSFEGFLEKDFFGKKKIIICNLFIPKLLLQIMRK
- the argB gene encoding acetylglutamate kinase, which encodes MIHLIKIGGNIIDNVDMLKDSLTAFHHLEGGKILIHGGGKISGKVSEILGVSSYFFNGRRITDDITLDIVTMTYAGLINKKIVCFLQSLGCPALGLSGADGNFIKTFRPSFKERNYGNVGNLRKKSLNLPFLNFLLEKGFIPVMCSITHDGNGGLLNTNADNIAANVAESLIQHHKVSLHYVFEKKGVLLDLKNDNSFIHKMDEKTFQELKKKKVIADGMITKLESAFLALKAGVTLVKIGLFIEKKKYGTILTLTKRKIWQKK
- a CDS encoding succinate dehydrogenase/fumarate reductase iron-sulfur subunit; translation: MSMKKYLSFILKIWRQNGTEESGRFETYSVEKISSESSFLEMLDYLNERLILEGLDPIAFDYDCREGICGMCSLYINGQAHGSDSHMTTCQLQIRSFKDGETIYIEPWRAKSFTVIKDLVVDRSAFDRIMASGGFISVRTSGKTIDGNSILISKINAEKAFDASSCIGCGACVATCKNSSAMLFVSAKVSHLALLPQGKIESKRRVLNMTEQMDKEGFGNCTNTGACEVQCPKGISIEHIARMNREFLNALFAED
- a CDS encoding N-acetylornithine carbamoyltransferase, translated to MNQFLSLEDVEDLWILIEKVKYFKKNPYSFQKMGENKAIGLVFFNPSLRTRLSSQKAAFNLGANIWILNADNDSWKIEINDGTVMETSQEHIKEAIYVMSLYCDILAVRTFPKFLDRYYDSQELFFKKIKNYSRVPVVSLESATLHPLQSLADVITIEEFRPPKKKRIKVVLSWAPHVRVLPHSVPNSFLQWVSQLSEVDLVITHPKEYELDKRFSQMAKITYDQKEAFEGADFIYAKNWSSYLSYGKILSQDPNWRITKEKMSLTNNGKFMHCLPVRRGIVVEDSVLDGKNSLVFQQAENRMFSTQTVFIEILKKILSDSFNKNRRKYYR
- a CDS encoding nucleoside-diphosphate kinase translates to MKITLAIIKPDAVKNGYGGLILEKIISSGFKIRALKMIIFSKKDAQEFYSVHKYRSFFESLVDFMSSHPIIPAVLEKTDAVSDFRLLIGDTNFKKAKEGTIRKSYAKSLKRNSIHGSDSDVSAFREINFCFSELNCF
- a CDS encoding fumarate reductase/succinate dehydrogenase flavoprotein subunit, which encodes MNNNVLDPRIPSGSLEEKWKNHKSSLRLVSPNNRKKMEIIIVGTGLSGGSAAATLAELGYKVKSFCYQDSPRRAHSIAAQGGINAAKNYQGDNDSVFRLFYDTIKGGDFRSREANVYRLAEISANIIDQCVAQGVPFARDYGGFLENRSFGGVQVSRTFYAKGQTGQQLLLGSYSALSRQIGKGSIKIYNRHEMLDLVIIDGKARGIIVRNLITGEIERHAAHAVVIASGGYGNVFFLSTNALGANTTAIWKAYRKGAFFANPCYTQIHPTCIPVHGTFQSKLTLMSESLRNDGRIWVPKNIEDARDIRNGRKNPEEVSEDQRDYYLERRYPSFGNLVPRDVASRAAKERCDAGLGIENNETNEGVFLDFSSAIQKYGIEKAVELGCQSPSEKEISILGGKVLEDKYGNLFQMYEKITMDSPYNNPMKIYPAIHYTMGGLWVDYHLMSTIPGCYVIGEANFSDHGANRLGASALMQGLADGYFILPYTIADYLASEIRTGPISVNNPEFKKSEAAIRNRLDYFLKRKGSYTVDYFHKALGKVMWNKVGMSRNEKGLKEAISDIRIIRESFWNKVRVTGEMNNLNPELEKACRLADFLELGELIAMDALARKESCGCHLREEYRTEEGEALRDDANYANVSAWESNNTVLYKEPLNFEFVQLTTRSYK